The Poecilia reticulata strain Guanapo linkage group LG1, Guppy_female_1.0+MT, whole genome shotgun sequence DNA window ACCTGGATGatgctgtgcatgtgtgggaTGAGGCGGTCGATGCGAACTTCCAGCAGCATGACCAGAGCCCTGCAGACGTTCTTCCTCACCTCACTGTCTTCGTCGCCGGCCAGGGCAAACAGACTCTGCgaaaggagagaagaagaaggatgAATGGATTAAGtgaaggaggagctggagaagaaGACGGTAAAATAAGGTTTGGGGTAATGTGGAACCTAATCTGCTGCGTTCCCCCACATTAGTCAAGGTAAACGTTTTATGCAATGTCCAGGGttcctgtaattttttttgattttctgaagttttttaataacattctGGATATTTCTTAACAGCATTCTCTAGAYATCTTGAAACAACAAGCCTGAAGTCgtgtttttaattcagcagcACGATAAAAAAGCTATTTCATATGCTCTGCTTGGCCTCTTTGCCATCTTAGATTTGCTTAGAATacttaaaatatgttgttttttttctgttcatacAGACAGCAGCAACTCTTTCACCGCTTTCGTTTTCTAAAACCGTTCAATAAATATGAATCCGAGTATATTAAATCAGGATTGTGTCTTCCAAAAGTTAAATCAACTCTTCAGTTCAACACTAAGTTCAGCTAAAACGCTCTACTCTGCAGAACGAGCCAGATGAAATGTTTGTATCCCTCACCTCAATAAAAGTATCAATGTTATCCATCAGAGCTTGAGCTCGTCCAATGATGAACTGGTTCACACAAGCGATAGCATGGGACCTAAAGGAAAACCAAACCAAGAGCTTACTTAAATTAGACTGAATAAAGGAGAAGGGGCAcgacaggaaaaacaacagaggTTTACCAACCTGATCTTGGGGCTGCAGTGCTTAAAGAACTGGAGAAACTTGGGGATCATGATGTTGAGGGGTCTGTTCAGAGCGTCGCTGTCCAACAGCTCGGACGAATCCTCGCAGATTTTCTGCAGCGCTCCAAAAGAACCCTGAAAGAACGTGGAAACCAGAGTGATCAAATCAAATGAACAATCAGAAACCGGTCCCAGTAAGTCGTGCGGAGGCCGTACCTCGCAGGTGTTGTAGTCCTCAGAGTTGAGCAGATTGCAAAGTTGAGGCAAGAGCTCCGGCCAAGTCTGCAGCTCTCCTTTAGAGGCTATGGTTGTGATCAAAATCCCTTCATGACGAAgaagacaaaaattaaataaacctgCAGCTGAAAGTTCTGGATTATTTAACACAACACAGCCTTCTACAGCTATAAACATCTGCAAAACACTGTTTTGAGCACCCACACAGCAACTTTTCTGTGTAACAAGTCAGCCTCCCACATGGCAGACTGACTCACAATCACTACAGGGTAACGCTTCTTCTTTTTGGTTTTCTCCCACCCCTCCCACCTTCCCCCTTTCTGCCACACCCTCACCAATTGTAGCTCTGATAAGTGGCGACGGATCTCCGATGTTGTTGAGGCATTCTCGTTTGATGAAGTCAGCCACGTTAGGGGGGAAGTTCTGGTAGTGAGCCTTCACATTGTTCTTCAAAATCAGACCACTGAGAGAGCGAGTGGGTTCGTCTTCAGAGAGAGAGGATGAAACAGCGTTTTACCGTGCGAGAAGCAGGATGTTAGATACAGAACTTGAAATATTAGCATGACGCTATAACCGCTGAAAAGAAAGGTCGGCAATATTGAcaattgaatgttttttttttttaactcaatcaTACCCTCAGACTTGAGGCTGGTGAGGACAAAGATGAGATAGTTGTTGAAGTCAGGGAACTGGTTAAGCTGCTCCAGTTTCTGGGGCATCGGTTAAGGAGTCCAACCATCCACATTTGGCACAAACATCCTCACACCCTCATCTAATGATGGGTGTTTTCACGCCTCACAGTCCGGTAAACTCTGTTCGATTGAGGACCAAAGTGGCAACATTCATTAcgttttcagctggtgcggttcgctttcacatcacactgtcaaacaaactaaaccctttgaaaaaccggTTCCCTCcatcgcctgtggtggcgctgcaccaagaaccactgaaggaaacaacacaaaaacttctgaagacATGAGCACAACTTCATTCTTcgtgaaatgcaaacaaaaacagagtagTGTCTGATTTTAACGGTTgtatttctctttagtcttggtaaaagaccacaaaccATCTCTCCCTCTGGCATAGGAGTCTTGCGCATGTTTTGGTGAATTTACCAAGAATTGCCTGTGCAGTagtccactttctgcttttgttaaagcctctggtccacttggcattcaaatgcattcaaactgcaccagagttcacttcaccCAAGCTGAGATCtaggtttttaggtggaccagagtttgcctttttggtctgcatcagagtacGATTCCCACTTCCCCAAACAAATCAGACTTTCTAGATAAACTAAAATTAGATGAAAGCAGAAttaacagggctggtgtgaatgcacctttaGGCCTCTGTTTGCTATGTATGCATCTTCTATGTTTGATAAATCTTACTCAAGAGTGGTGCTGAGGCAAATTACTGGGATCCATGAAAGAGACATAGGATAAATAAACATGTATACACTTAACATATGTTACCTATTTTTACACTTGGCACATTTGACATATCCAAGTTCTAGACTTTTCCAGACTCCAACTTCCAGAGATTTCAATCACTTTAGCCATGAAAAAGgcaatttaataaatgtacatatGATAAAATATATGTCTCACTGCACAGTTAAAtgattacatttctttttccataCTAATTCAGACCTCGAAAATACTTGAATCAAATTCCATACTTTTCCAGCTTACATAGAAACCCTGGGTTTTTGGGAGATGCTGGAGTGCCTGCacacaaaacatgcaaactccattcTGAAAAGGTCCAGCTTGGGTTTGCACCAAACATTTTGCAGTGAGGCAACACCGCAAAGCAGCTTTACACCAGGCATCCATTTAGACATGGTTAAATTTCCGCACAGACTGAGAGGTAAGGATACTTCTTGCACAGCTCTCTGAGTGGCTGTGTCTGGGGACTGGGAATCTTTGAGCAGCTGAAGCACTTGCTGCAGACCCTGTTCGTCTGGCTGCCACTCCATCCTGTGAAGATAACACATTGATGAGCTGTCTGAAAGGCACGACAACAACGCCTCTAAGTGCTCTCACTCACATCTGTACGTAGAAAACAAGGAAGCCACTCCGTTATATTATCTGCCTCAAACAGAAACTGGCTTTTGAAATactcaaaaaatgaaaataggctGTAAATACTATCGAGAACCCGGTTTGATAGCATGAGTGGCTAGgagcatttcctgttttctgatgTATGAATCCCAAAAATAATACAAGCGAGTGCTAAACTACGGTTAATTAGCTTCGGTAAGTTCTAATAAGTTATAAACTAAGAGCTGTGGAGTGTTTTCTCCATGAGGCCCAGACGGCGCAATGTCTCTGAGACAGCTAGCAAGCTAGCTTAACGTCAACATGGGTTAAAATGCGTATTCACTAGTTCTGAACGGCTATAAGGGGTAAATTACACATATTCCCGGCCACTGTACTGTATATCTGAACGTGTAATTAACACCAATGACAGAAAGGCTTTCATGTGCATGATATAAACAACCGGACATCAACCCAAAGCTAGAACATGTAGCATGTCTAGCTAGCATCTGTATGAAAGTAGCGCGAAAGATTTTACCTGGTTACTCCGGTATGCTGGTTTTATATTTGTACGGAAAAGAGTGCAGTCACGCTGtaaaaaactaacattaaacaaaatatcGCATCTATCTGTGTggctgtgtaaaaaaaaagctgtagtCTCTTTAGGTCTGTGTATTTGTTACGCTAGCTTGTGTATGACAGAGATTGCATGCCTTGCGATCAAGCCGGGTGACCTGTTTGATTCCTGCCGGCTTCCGTAGACAACAGAGCTGAACCAGGTGATTACGCAGTaagacatgttttaaaataactgcCTTTTTCTTATTGTAAGTGTGGCTGTtcggtttttaaaatgtatctttttggTACAAAAATACGCTGCGCGTTTAATTTCGTGAATACTGTATATGACTTCTTTTGAGCTTTACTCttggccactagatggcgccaGGTTCTGATTACCGTAGTTCAAACCTGATTAACATCTACATGCAACAGGTATTGGTTTGATGCTCATTTGGATGAAATAAACTAGACAAATTAGacaaatattcatttataataaatatactAATAATTAATAATCACACTTTGTATTTAAGCATGTATATTTTGCTTTAATGATGCTATTATGTGATAccttgttttcttatttaaaacaagggtttgttctttgtttttgcttgacTGGTTATTGCATACTGGCATCTCTAGAATTGTCCCTGAAAGCACAAATTCATACATAAAAGGCAGGATTTCACTTAATACTTCAGATCAGTTGAATGATTTCTTATGTTCTTCTTACTTGAGGTGctcctgtttaaaaataaaggtagGAAAACACAAGGAGCTTATTGAAGCACACAACAAATCTGCAATAATAAAAGGCACCCGAGTTGTGACTTGCAGgacaaaattatatttcataaCAAATTGTGTCTTTTCTAAACTCATTTACGTCTTCTCTGTATTGTCATCACTCcttcctttattttgaaatcctcGACAACACCGTTTGTGAAACAAGATTTTGTGTAAGTGGAAACACCTTTAATTGCATGAAATATCACATTTGTTCTTTTCAAAGGAACAGATTCTAAATCAATAACTCAAAGCTTtattaaacactttttcagCATATGACAGTcacagtaacatttttttcatgaatatatGGAAAATCATTAGTTTTAACAcggagttttaaaaaaaaatctgcatgtcAGTCAGTTAAGGAGGGTAAATCATCTTCAGCAAAGAGAGCTGATCTCACTCTTGCTGCAGCCCCACTTGCAGCAAGCGTTGGACAGTCCGAACTCTACTTCCCGTCCTTTCCTGCCTGCCCCCCGCAGAGCCTCCAGCAATTCCTCTGAGAGCGGAGAGCGAGCTGAGCGGCTGAACCCAACAGCATTCATCACTTGATCTTTCAGTGCTTGGGAATTAGCAGGATCTTGCTCAGAAAGCTGAGGGACTAGATTCGCCCGCCACGGATCCAGGATTTCCTCACCAATAAGGCCTGATTAAAAGGAGAACATGTATCAAAATCCTGGTTTGACATCACAAAGCACGGTGATGTTGGTCACTGGCTCTCTACAGGGagagtgttatttttttctgcttttgtgtgtttttatattttaacgaCAGCAAAAGTTGCCACACTCAGGAATTTCCTGAAATTTGCTGATGGCACAGTTATAGTGAGTCAGTCCGCTACAGGATGGAGAAGTTAGCCATCAAGTTGTGACAGACTTTATAGAATCATGCAGCATCCACTTCCTTTGTCTCTCTTAAAATTTTATAAGCGGTTCCTATTTCACCTGCAGTAGATGGCTATCTTAGTGTTTTCGTTTATTCTAAATCCAGGTTAGTTAGTTGGTCCTGTGGCTGAAGGCATCGACATTCCCAAGAGGATTCAAGACTAAAGCGAACTAAAACCATcttaaaacaaatcaagaaCGTCAAAGCGGATTATGCAAATAATCCGCTTTGACGTTACACAGCCACACAGATAGATGTTGCAAGAATCTTTTAATAATTGAGATGTTTGTTGAGAGCAAAAGCACTTCCAGTCTGAGTGACTAACGTAAAACTAAAGCTGAGTAACATGAAACATTTCACGTGGCTGCTTTCCAAACCAGttaaatttagtttcttttcacATCAAGTGTTTCACTcaggaagaaaaatatcaaactagTTAACCCTTTAACTAGTTAATTACTAATTAATTAAGGACATATCAATCATTTTCTTCCTACATCAGTCATTTCTTTTTAGCTGTAGAAATGACTGATTATGGTAGGTTCTTCAAGACAGTGACTAACAAAAACCTGATCCAGGGTAACTACAACATTCCTGCAATCTACAAAAATGACCCTTcaggtattttgttttgtgtgcaaattgaaaacatttaatggaaaaaaaaaatgcttcagtgGTTTTATTCTAAAGAAGTGTCACATAATCAAGTGGGACATTCTGTACAATCTCCTTTCATCTCGAtcttttacaaagcaaaaatgtcTGTCCAATTTTGTGATTGGTGCCTGTTAAAAAGCCGGTGAACAGCAGCATTGCGCGATGCGTTGCAGTGACAGGAAAGGCTTGCAGAAAGCTTTTCAAGGAACTTGTTAGAGATGAGCTGATGATGTTTATCCTGGCTGGTACAGattgaaggttttatttaaggCTAGAGCTGCAAATTTGATGGAAGTAGTAGTTTTTAGtccaactaaaaataaagaaatgcaagATTTACCCCAATGTATTGAATCAAGCCACATGCCCACAGCACttgcaggttgttgttttgtttgatgaGGTTTTAGAAGGAAAATTATTAGTTTTGGTATATTTAATGAATAGGGGgaaaatgatcagatttttaaCTATTTGACCAGTAGATTGCCATTCAAGAAAAACTGGTCAATTTTGTTCTCTGGCCAAATGATTGGTccctttttataatttattcttctttcaaaaaaaatataccTCCTCCCCAAGAAAGGGAGTCAAAGAAATACTTGCACATTCATTACATGTGCAATTACATCAGatgtttaattttcactttgaactttctttatcttttcttgttgctgttatttttgtttggttttctatCGATTTTTATTCCTCTTAATAAACTactttaaacattgttttactattttattgattactggttgttgtttttgtttgtttctttctttttgctatGATTGTCAATGCAATTGTTTCCCTTTTAGGGACAGTAAAGAAGATCTGAATTTGAATGATGAAAATAGCCATAAATTCAAAGTGAATTTTTATTATCTTACCTGAGTCTTCCGTGCTTCTTTTCCAGCGAGAACCACCACATGTGAAAATGACGGCTCGTATGAACTCTCTTCCGCACAGTTTTACCCCATAAAATGAGGAATGACCGTCGGTACACTGTGCAAGGTGCACAAATACCAAGAACAGGCCTAATGTCAACAGGGCTCCTTTCAACATGCTGACAGAATGAATGTCTCTGTGGcgcaggatttttatttattttttttggatggTCTCATCACTTTTTAAAGGCTTCAGAGCCTCACTTCCACTTATCAGCATCCTCAGAGATAAAACTGGTAACCTTTAGGGGCAACAATGCTGGCAGAAAAAGGATGATGCGAGAACTGGTGTCAACAGAACTCTCTGTAATCCAATCACCTGTGACCTTCAGCTGGCCTTTCAGTCCCTGACATCAGTCAGGTTGTGCCGTATGTCATCAGCATTGTCTCCTCGTCGATATCTGTTCCACTTTGGATGGAGATTACAATCCATTCAGCCTAAAAATCCCCACGATGCCATAAGCTGGTGACACACACAAGATACTCTGTccttattattgttttgttcagaAATATAGGAAATGGCTTCAGGATTGGGCATCACCATAAGGACAAAAAGTTGGTTTGGTCTGATGTAATCAATGCaccttttttcatgtttattgaGGGTTTTTTGTATGTATGTGTCATTTTtgatttcacaattatgtgctatCTGCAAGATAATAAGGCTCCATACCTCTGATCCTGGTTCTTGATGTATTTTTACAAAGCAGCATCAAAGCTAATCTCAAATGgaaaaagcacaaacaggaaCTGGAAGTGCTCTCTCAAGACAAGAACACGCGCTGGTTGATTAGAAGCAAATGGAACAGCATGAGATTCATGAATTGAGTACCTCTGCAGCCTTTTGCAACTTACCAAGTAATTGTCCACTCTGCTGCTggattttaaagtaatttgtgTCCCAAGAGCTCAGCGTAAAATGTATAGTGTGCAACCTTGCATATAATACTGAGAATTTGATCATTTGTgtatggatttattttaaataacatcttCACACCAACTCTGACTAAATAAAGATTATGACtagacaagaaaaaataatttcagatttaatcAATCAACAGTGTGCAATTTACAAAAGAATTACAGCACCACAAGTGGCGATTTAATGCCAGGCCTCTGTGAAAGTTATAGACAGAACCTATCCACCAATCAGAAAGCGAATACTGCACTGACGTTAGAACCGCCTCACGTGTAAGCCAATCAGCATTTGAGAAGGGGCGGCACAATGTATGGAGGGTAGCAACAGTTGCCCCGGTGAAGGCTAGGCGCCATAGTCACGGTAGTCCTGGCGACAAGAGCCAAGCAACCGGAGTCAACAACAACAAGCGGGATCAAAGGGAATAAACTTTATCGACTATTCAGGACAACGCCGGGAAATACAGGTGAAAACATCTCAGAAGTGATCATGTAGTTTTTATGTTGATTACATGCGTGTGCTGGTGCGTTTTATGGTGAAACGTGAAATCCGTCGAGCGTGTCGTGTGATGAAAAGTGGTTGCTAGCTTCTTTCCAAACGCAGACCGTTGTTATGGCGATGTCAGATCTTTGATAAGAGCACAAGATGGCGGCTGGCTTCTAGTGCCAAtcgtacttttttttttttttttttttttagctctatCTGACCTCATGTTCGCGTTGGTTTTTTGACAGTTTCCACGAAACTATGCTGAAGCGTGATTGCGTAGCGTGGTCATCCACTTGAGA harbors:
- the rln3b gene encoding relaxin-3b — translated: MLKGALLTLGLFLVFVHLAQCTDGHSSFYGVKLCGREFIRAVIFTCGGSRWKRSTEDSGLIGEEILDPWRANLVPQLSEQDPANSQALKDQVMNAVGFSRSARSPLSEELLEALRGAGRKGREVEFGLSNACCKWGCSKSEISSLC